The genomic window TATTAATGTCCCCATAACTGTCAGAATAAGTGTTCCTATGATAGGGGTGCTTATCCCTCCTGCAGCTTCCTTGTGAAAAGTAGGATTAGGCTCTGTTACAAGAAAATTTAAATTCATTTTTTCTAGTCCTTCTATCCCTATATAAATAATAATTCCAAAACATCCAGCTATTGCAATAAGTGCACACATCCAGCATAAAACTTTATAGATATTGTTCTGAATAAGATATCTCTTCATGTAAATCTCCTGTGCTCCTTCCTTTACCACTTACTAAATATTCTACCACTCTAGTGAATAAACTCAAAATAATACTAGTTAGCAGAAGTACTGCAGCACATGCAAACAGTACAGATTCAACAGCCGGGATACTCATAGCCTCTGATTTATTAACAATAGCTGAGGAAAGCGTAAGCACTGGTGTCAGAAATAAGACACCGCCATGTATTAACTGTGGCACATTACTTATACCTCCGCATACCATAGATAAAGCAATAGCTTCTCCTGTTCCCCTCCCTGCAGCCAATATGACACCTGCCATAACACCAGCCTTTGCTGCTGGAAGAATAACTTTCCATATAACCTTCCAGTGAGAATAGCCTAATGCAAAGGCCGCCTCTTTGTACATTTTAGGGACTGCTTTAATTGCATCTACAGATAATATCGTTATAATAGGTAAGAGCATCATCGTCAGAACAAGTATTCCCGCAAGCAAACTCTTTCCATCTAATTGCATCGGCAAGACAGGATCTGAAATATACTTTATTTGCATATCTGTAGTAATAAACCAATTGCTAATAAGCGGTACAATAACCATGAGTCCTACAAGCCCATAAATAATAGAGGGTAAACAAGCGAGTAGCCTTACAACAGAAGATAAAAAACTTCTTAATCTATAAGGTGCAAGCTCACAAATAACAACGGCCGTTCCTACACCTAGCGGTACCGCCAGCAAAAGTGCTCCTACGGTTGTGAGCAGTGTTCCCATAATCAGCCCCAATCCTCCAAATATATAGGTTTCTGTAATATCACTGGCATTAAATGCACTTGAAACTTGTTCAGAAAAACCCCCTTCGGTTAAAAATTTAAGGCCACTAGCTTTAAAAACTTTAAAAGATTGTTGCAGAATAAATATAAATATAAATATCAAAACAACAGCACAAAGTGCTGTAAAGAACAATAATCCTATTTCAAACATATTATCTTTAAATTTTTCTTTAATCTTATGTCTGCTATATCTATCCATATCTAACCCTTCCCTACTATAAATATCAACTAATACAAACATGAGGCAGGATCCTCATTAAGCTATCCTACCTCTCGTCTGCTTCACTCCAACTCCTATTTTGAGATATGTGCCTGCTTATATTTTTAAAGTCTTTTAATACTACTATTAAATACTAATTAATTGGAAGATAATCTTCTGAAACTAGAATCTGCTGACCTTTTGGACTTCTTATGTAGTTAATATATTTTGCCGCTATTCCTGAAGGAACCCCTTTAGTTACTAACATAAGCGGACGAACGTATGGATACTTCCCTGAAAGTGCATTACTTTGTGTTGCGGCAACGCCTCCAACATTTACCCCATGTACAGTATTGTCTAAATAACCCATTGAAACAAATCCAATAGCATTCTCATTTTTTGCTACCGCCTGTAATAAAAGCTGTGTAGAATTATGCGGTGTTGCATAACCTGGAATAGCATCTTTTGTAAGAGGAGCCATAGCCAATTCTTCAAACGCTGCAAGTGTACCAGATCCTGTTTCTCTTGTTTGAATAAAGATTGCTGCATCTTTACCCCCAATTTCTTTCCAGTTTTTAATTTTTCCACTGAAAACATCTGCTATTTGCTGCTTCGTTAAACTCTTTAGAGGATTGTTTTTACTTACAACAACCGCTATAGCATCTTTACCAATAATCACTTCATGTAGACCTTTTTCAGTATCCTTTAATTCTCTTGAAGAGAGCCCTATATTAAATGTACCGTCTCCAGCCCCTTTAATCCCTGCACCTGAACCCCCACCTGCAACACTAATAGATAAGCCTGTATTTCTTTTGTTAAGAATATCTGCCACTTGTTGTGCAATCGGCTGTACAGTTGTCGAACCGCCTATCTTAAGCGTTCCTTTCATATCTGAAAAGTATGTAATGTCTATATTATTTGTACTTTTGTTAAAATCTACCTTTGCTCCAAATGCTTCACTAATAAAACGAAGAGGTACTAAGGTCCTTCCATTTACCGTTTTAGCTGCTGTTTCTAAAGTTTTGACTTGACCATTTACTGTTGCATTTTTTGAACCAATAGTTAGCTCAATCTGCTTATCAGCTGACTCAATCTTAACAGTGTTGCCATTTGTAGTGACTATTCCCCCTAGCCCCTCTGCAATAAACTTTACCGGCACAAGTGTTGTCCCTTTTTCTACTACCGGTGATACATCAAAATTAATCGGTGATCCATCAATTTTTGCTGTAACTTTAGATGCTCCATATGTCACGCTTGATAACATCATAAACGAAGTGACTAAGAGTGCTGATATTTTTACTAATTTTTTCATAAAAAACCTCCCTATATTTGTTAAGCTTATTTTGCTCTACTTATATTAAATAAATAATATACTTGTATTAAATACAGATTAACATTTGTTAAATTTAAAATAGTAAAAATTTTTAAACTATATATTCTTTTATATTTAATTAAGCCTGAATATTTTAATTAAATTCATAATAAAATGTCCCCTAAAAGATACGTATGATCTCTTTAGGGGACATTCCTATTTTGTAATTATTATACTGTTACCTGAAACATCTTATCAAGTTTTGTTGCATCTGTAGAACCTCTAACAACAAGCTCTCCATTAATAATCATTTGTCTTTCTTCGCTATTTGGTGTACTTATCTTATCCATTAATAACTTAACAACTTCTTCAGCTATGATATCTAACGGCTGCCTGTATGTCGTAAGATTAGGCACAACTATCTGACTTAAATAGATATCATCAAAGCCTGCTACAGCTATATCTTGTGGAATACGATACCCTTTTTCTCTTAAATACCCAATAGCACCTATTGCCATAATATCATTTGCTGAGAGAATCGCTGTTGGACGTACGCTACATGCTTCCATAAAATACTTGCATGCATGATAGCCTGCATTGATCTCATAATCTGCATAATAAATCAGTTCCGGCTCGAGTGGAATGTCATGTTTCTTTAAGCAATTTTGATAGCCATTTCTTCTTTCATTAGCCACCTTATATCCCGAACTGCCATCAATATAAGCAATCGCTCGATGACCAAGTGCTATAAGATGATTGGTTAATTCCCACATCCCTTGGTAGCCATCTATTACCACTGAACTAATGGCCTCATCAAACTCAAAATTATCCATAAATATAATAGGAAGACGTTTGGATAAATGCATAATATTTTTAATATTATGCTTGTTACCTCTATAAGTACATAAAATAATACCATCTACATTTCTTGTCATAAGATCCATGATAGACTCATGTTCAGAATCATTGCCTTCATCCATTCCTACTAATATCAAACGATAGCCTCTTTGCCTTGCATAATCTTCTATATGTTTAAAAAGCTTAATATGATAAGGATTTTCATAGCTTGGTACCATAACAGCGATGACTTTTGACTGCTGCTTTCTCATGCCTCGGGCAATCATACTAGGTTGATAATGCAGTTCTTCTATGACACTTTGTATCTTCTGTCTTGTTTCCTCATTTACTGGGGCTGTGTTATTAAGTACTCTAGATACTGTTGCAACCGAAACACCTGCTGCTAATGCTACATCTTTTATAGTCGCCATAACCACCGCCTCCTTTCACTGTCTTAAGCATGATTTAATTTCTTATAAACGAATACATATGAAAATGTTTTCATATAACTTCTTTGATACTAACATTTTCTTTGAATAATTTCAATACTCTTTTTACGCCCCTTTATTTTTAGCAGCATATACACTAAATGTCTTCTATGATTTTCATTATATGCTAACTACAAGCCACAAAAAAGTGTGCAAAAAAACGTACACACTTGTGAAATAGGAAAGGTCTTCCCACAAAACATATCACTTAAGTGAAGAGTGAGGGAAGACCTTTTTATATTAAAATAGACTATTTCATTTTCAAAGTTAAATAAATCATTCTTTCACGCCACCCAATGCAACACCTGCTATTATATACTTCGACAATGAGAAATATACTATAAAGAGTGGTAAAACCGTCAGAGCCAACCCTAAATACACAGAGCCATACTCCGTTTTATAGATATCGCCCCTTAGAAGACTTACCATGATTGGCATTGTATATTTATCACTGTTAGTAAGTAAAATCAACGGCATAAATAAATTATTCCAACTTAGTACAAACGCAAAAATGGCCTGCGTCGCGATAGCGGGTTTCATTATAGGTATTATTATTCTATTAAATATACTAAACTCACCAGCTCCATCTATTCGTGCGGAATTCACAATATCAATCGCCAGCGTAGCAAGTAAATACTGCCGCATATAAAATACGATTGCTGGCGAAGCGATTGCAGGAAGGATCAGTGGCAAAAAATTGTTCGTCATATTGATGCTATACATAAATTGATAAAAACCAATGCTCGTTACCTGAGCAGGAATCATCATAATAGCCATGATAAACGTAAAAAACGGCTGGCGCCATCTCCAGTTATACACTACTAAAGCATATGCAGTAAGCGATGAGAAGTACACTGCACAAGCTGTTACTCCTATAGAGATTATCGCTGAGTTAATAAAACCCCTCATTGGATTAAAGCTTTTACCAAGTAATATCTGCAAATTACTGAAAAAAAACTTTGAAGGTAACAGCGCTACAGCATTCTGCTGAATCTCATAGGTTCCACGGGTAGCATTTACGAACATAATCCAAAACGGTAATATACTTAAAAGCGTCAAGAAAATACAGACAGTGTAAATAACGATTTTCAATAGGTGAGGTAGCTTTATCCCCTGTTTCATATTTCTGCCCTCCCTACCGCCTTTTCGGCCTTTCTAAACGATTTCATATAGGCTTTCTTCTCTTTATTAGCTTTTATCTCATATTTATCCCGCATAAGATAAAAGATTATCGCTGATAGTATCGCTATTATAATAAACATAAGCATACTTGCAGCTGCCGCACGATTATAAAGATAACTTCCACTAAATGCTTGATTATAAATGAAAACACTTGTCGTAAGCGTAGCATTGTCTGGTCCACCTAGAAGAAATAGTCTTGGAATATCAAACATCTGTAAACCGCCAATCATACTTGTAATCAGTGTAAAGAGCAATATCGTCCTCAAGTTTGGAAGTGTTATGTAAAAAAACGTTTGCACACTTGATGCCCCATCAATCTCCGCTGCTTCAAAAAGTTCGGGATTCAAACCTAGGACCCCTGATATAAGTACGATCATTGTATAACCATACCACATCCAAAACTGGATAAATGCCACGATGCCCCTTGCTGTCCATTTCTGAATAAGAAAATTCACTGGCGTTTCAGACAAGCCAAACACTTTAAATAAATCATTAACAGGGCCCATGGGGTAGCCGAACAGCGCATTAAAGAGTATAGCTATCGTCGCCGCTGTAATAATATTGGGCATATACATCAGCACTTTAAATGCACCTTGCCCCTTTATCTTATAGCGTCTGCTGGTAAACCACGCAGTGAGCAGCAGCGCAAGCAGTATTTGTGGAATAAAGTTGATGATCCAAATCAATAACGTATTCATTAATGACGTCTGGAAAGATGGATTTTTAAGCACCAGCTCGAAGTTTTGAAATGGATTTGCTAAGAAATTAAAATCCTTTTTACCCATACCTTTTAAATCCGTAAAGCCAATCAAGGCTGTATAAATTGTAGGATATAACGAAAAACACAGGAATGCAAGCACAAAAGGCAGGGAAAATAAGTAACCATATTTAGCATAGCTAACTCCCTTACGTCGCATAGGCATTTACCTCCAGTAAAATATTATAGTCTTATTATATATTGAAAGCATAATGAGCCTATGTAAGCCATGCCATTTATCAAGCTTGCTTAAATAAATGGCATGGCTTGCATGGATCAATACAATGAGAACAAATGCAAAACCTTTGAACTTCTCGTCCGCAAATTCATGAGATCATTTTGGGGCGGTTGAAAAGACTTTCGTCCGCCCCTGATTATAAATTAAACTATTCTACAACAACATCAAGGTTATCAGCAATCAGCTGCTTGAAGTCAGCTAAAGTCTGTTCACGACTCTTGTTACCAGCAGTGTACTCACGTACCTGATTACGCCAGTTCAGATTGATTGTTTCGTCATACTGTGTTAAATTCTTACCATTCGCAAACTCACCAGCAGGAACGAATACATCGAACATATTCTGTCCACCCAAGAAGTCAAGAGCACCATCTGACTTTTTCATAACTGTACCAGAAGCAACTGTATCCTTTGTGCCACCTGGTCCGTTCAAAGTACCGTTTGCCCAGAAGTACTGAAGTCCTGTTTCAGAGCTATCGAGTGTAATCCACTCAATAATATCTCCTACAGTTTTTTGAAGTTTAGTATCTTTATTCGCAAGAACCCATGTTCCTCCCCAGAAAAAGCCCACTGGAGGTTCACATATTGCCCAATCTCCAAATGTACCTTCACCAGGTTTAGTACCACCACTGTTACCTGCCATAACGTAGTTAATAAGCCATGCTGGACCGAAATAACCAAAGATTTTTTGTGGGCCGGCATCTTTCATATCAGCAAACCAAGCGTCTTGCCAGTCCTGTGTATCGTTATGGAAACCATTGTCTTTAAGTTTCTTAGAAAGATCTAAGAATTCTTCACGCTTTGGATCAATGTTGAGCTTGCCATCCACAATCCAACCCTTTTCAGAGCTGTTCTCAACGGCATGCCATACGTCACCATCTCCTGATGCAATACCATATCCTTTAGCTTTTAATTCAGCTGCTGCTGCAAAGAACTTATCCCAGCCTGGACCGATTTTATCCTTGATTACCGCAGGATCATCTGTTCCCCAAACATCTTTTGCAATAGAACGGCGATAGATAAACGCACCGCCAGTGGCTTGATACCCAAGACCGACAAGGTTACCCTCAGGGTTTGTACCAATATCAACTGTATACTGAGCGATTTCAGCCTCTTTTAAGAGTTTATCCACGTCAATGCCAAGATCTTTATATGCCGCAGTGTACTTATAAGCATCTCCTTGCGTATACTTCAGTACAAACGCAGCTTCTGCACAGAAAATATCCGGTGCATCTGCCCCACCACCTGTAAGTGCCTGGTCGAGTGCAGGCTGGTATGCACCTTCTGTTGTAGCGATAATAGTAGTTTTAATTTCATAAGGAAAATCTGGATGAAGCTCTTTGTACTTCTCGAGCATTTTAGGCACTTCATCGGTAAAACTCCAAACGTTAAGAACTTTAACATTTGGATCATCGGTAACATCCGCTGCTGGCTCTGTGCTTGTTGTGGCTTGAGCACTTGAAGTGTTTGAATTGTTTGATGTGTTTGTACTAGAGCTCTCTTTGGTGCTATTAGTATTAGCACATCCTGTTAATGTCATAGACACAAAAAGTACGCCAGCAAGAAAACATGTAAAAATACGTTTCATAATATCCCCCCTAAAAATAGTGTTAACTATAGTAATACACTAGAATTATATAAGATATCATCCAGACATGCTTCTTGTATCTTGCTATCTTATGTTCAAATATTGCTTATTTTTTATAATATTTTTATATAAAATTTATAATCATAATAGTAAAACTCTTTTAACACTAGTAATTTATTATACAAATCATGCTTATTCAGTCTAAACATTAGTGGATTTTAGTTATCTACTTACTTCACAAAGTTCCCAAATATTGCTCTATACCTTTAATATAGGAACTATAATCAAATAAAAAAAATAAGCATAGGCCATAATTATTCTATGCTTATCCCAATACAAGTGATAATTAAACTAGTCTATTAAATTAAATGACGTAAATAGCTCTATATTCCTTTGGCGTACAATGATTTTTCGCTTTAAATACACGATTAAATGTCGCCAGACTGCTAAATCCAGATTTCATAGCAATCTGCATGATAGGTAAATCTGGGTTGATCAATAATTTCTCTGCATGCATGATCCTGCAACTAATTAAATACTCATAGCATGATGTATTCATAACTTGTTTAAAAATGCGTGCAAAGTGATATTTACTAAATCCTGCTATACTAGCAATGTCATCTACATTTATATTCTCAGTACAATGATCACTGATATAGTTACATACATTTAAAATAACATCTATATATTCATGCTGTCTTTGTTTTTTTATACTTGATAACTTGTCATTTCTATTGATACAACTACGTCCTAAAATGGTAAAAAAGCGGATAAGCATAGAGTAAGCTGAAGCTTCTCCAAATACTCTATTTGAAAAATATTCGGAAGTTATATCTAGAATAAGCGATGAAAGTTCTTTATGTATATCTGGCATAGAAGAAGGCGTAACGCACACACAAGGGCGAAATATATGAAATGCTGAGTTGAAACCATTTAAACTGCAAAGCAAGGTACAGTCAAATTGAAGTATTATCCGATATCCAGTGGGCGGTGCATAGAGCTGATGCAGCTCACCTGGTGGAATAATGATAATATCTTCTACATCTAGATTATATGTTATTTCATTTATAGTGGCCTTAAAATTATTTTTAATGGGCATGATGATTTCGATATCAGTATGCCAGTGCTGAGGATAATCCTCATATTCCTTGTTTGGATAGATTCGAATCTTAAAATCGCCTTGATAATTTACGGTTTCATGGGTTCCTTTTAAATTTTCGATCAATAAAACAACCCCTCCCACTCAAATAGAATAGTATTCATGTCGTACAAATCAAAAAATATTTTTCTGTGTGCTATAATGGCATGTCTTGATACTCTTTATATAACCCCTAGATTAATATCTTTTTTTAAGATGCCGTTTCTCAACAATTCACTAAAATAATTATTGTCCATATTTTCTAATTATACCATTCTTTTTCTAACAATTTCTTGTTCAATTTAATAGAGCAAAATTTTACACAAAAAAACCTCTAAAAAAGATAACATCTTTTCTAAAGGGCATTTTTGCTTATTAAGAGTTGTATTTAAGGTCTTTCATTTGATTCTATTATAATGATTTCGTAATAGAGAAATTTTATCTTCTAAAAGTCTCTTTAACTTTTGTGGTTTTATGGAAGTAATGTTATCCGTATAATTAAGCAAATAGTTTGTAATAAAATTCTCTTCACCTATATTGTAAAACCCCTTAATAACGTATTGTTTATCTTCGCTGTGAAGTTGCATGGATGGATAATGCTCCTTATAGAATAAATCTACTCCTTTAGGCGATATTGTAACTTCAAAATCCGTTGCGCCTTCATGTTTAAATACAGCTTCTGAAAGGGCAGATAATTCATCAATAGATTTTGGCCTATAACCTTTACCCTCACAAAGAGCGCTGATTTTATCACAACGAAATACCTGTACATAATTTGTATTAAAATTAAATGCTGTCACATACCATTGACCATATGTTGCTGAGATATTAAAAAACTGTACAGTATATTGTACTTTGATTCCTTTCTTGTTATATGTTATTTTAGCAATTGTTTCATCAATTGCCATCTTTAATATATCTTTTAAAAAAGGACTATTATTATAATGCTTGGAGACTTCCAAGCTTAGTATTTTTTCCATTTTACCTAGTACTTCAATATGTTTTTGAGAAATACAAGCTTCGAATTTTTGTTTTAATACAGATAAACTTAAGTGAAATGGTGTAGATTCATAAGCCTTTAATGTTATCATTGCAAAATATAGGGCATCCATTTCGTCAATAGTAAAAATAATCGGAGATAATAACCTATTGTTTA from Cellulosilyticum sp. I15G10I2 includes these protein-coding regions:
- the pstC gene encoding phosphate ABC transporter permease subunit PstC, which translates into the protein MFVLVDIYSREGLDMDRYSRHKIKEKFKDNMFEIGLLFFTALCAVVLIFIFIFILQQSFKVFKASGLKFLTEGGFSEQVSSAFNASDITETYIFGGLGLIMGTLLTTVGALLLAVPLGVGTAVVICELAPYRLRSFLSSVVRLLACLPSIIYGLVGLMVIVPLISNWFITTDMQIKYISDPVLPMQLDGKSLLAGILVLTMMLLPIITILSVDAIKAVPKMYKEAAFALGYSHWKVIWKVILPAAKAGVMAGVILAAGRGTGEAIALSMVCGGISNVPQLIHGGVLFLTPVLTLSSAIVNKSEAMSIPAVESVLFACAAVLLLTSIILSLFTRVVEYLVSGKGRSTGDLHEEISYSEQYL
- a CDS encoding substrate-binding domain-containing protein, producing the protein MKKLVKISALLVTSFMMLSSVTYGASKVTAKIDGSPINFDVSPVVEKGTTLVPVKFIAEGLGGIVTTNGNTVKIESADKQIELTIGSKNATVNGQVKTLETAAKTVNGRTLVPLRFISEAFGAKVDFNKSTNNIDITYFSDMKGTLKIGGSTTVQPIAQQVADILNKRNTGLSISVAGGGSGAGIKGAGDGTFNIGLSSRELKDTEKGLHEVIIGKDAIAVVVSKNNPLKSLTKQQIADVFSGKIKNWKEIGGKDAAIFIQTRETGSGTLAAFEELAMAPLTKDAIPGYATPHNSTQLLLQAVAKNENAIGFVSMGYLDNTVHGVNVGGVAATQSNALSGKYPYVRPLMLVTKGVPSGIAAKYINYIRSPKGQQILVSEDYLPIN
- a CDS encoding LacI family DNA-binding transcriptional regulator; translation: MATIKDVALAAGVSVATVSRVLNNTAPVNEETRQKIQSVIEELHYQPSMIARGMRKQQSKVIAVMVPSYENPYHIKLFKHIEDYARQRGYRLILVGMDEGNDSEHESIMDLMTRNVDGIILCTYRGNKHNIKNIMHLSKRLPIIFMDNFEFDEAISSVVIDGYQGMWELTNHLIALGHRAIAYIDGSSGYKVANERRNGYQNCLKKHDIPLEPELIYYADYEINAGYHACKYFMEACSVRPTAILSANDIMAIGAIGYLREKGYRIPQDIAVAGFDDIYLSQIVVPNLTTYRQPLDIIAEEVVKLLMDKISTPNSEERQMIINGELVVRGSTDATKLDKMFQVTV
- a CDS encoding carbohydrate ABC transporter permease codes for the protein MKQGIKLPHLLKIVIYTVCIFLTLLSILPFWIMFVNATRGTYEIQQNAVALLPSKFFFSNLQILLGKSFNPMRGFINSAIISIGVTACAVYFSSLTAYALVVYNWRWRQPFFTFIMAIMMIPAQVTSIGFYQFMYSINMTNNFLPLILPAIASPAIVFYMRQYLLATLAIDIVNSARIDGAGEFSIFNRIIIPIMKPAIATQAIFAFVLSWNNLFMPLILLTNSDKYTMPIMVSLLRGDIYKTEYGSVYLGLALTVLPLFIVYFSLSKYIIAGVALGGVKE
- a CDS encoding carbohydrate ABC transporter permease, with amino-acid sequence MRRKGVSYAKYGYLFSLPFVLAFLCFSLYPTIYTALIGFTDLKGMGKKDFNFLANPFQNFELVLKNPSFQTSLMNTLLIWIINFIPQILLALLLTAWFTSRRYKIKGQGAFKVLMYMPNIITAATIAILFNALFGYPMGPVNDLFKVFGLSETPVNFLIQKWTARGIVAFIQFWMWYGYTMIVLISGVLGLNPELFEAAEIDGASSVQTFFYITLPNLRTILLFTLITSMIGGLQMFDIPRLFLLGGPDNATLTTSVFIYNQAFSGSYLYNRAAAASMLMFIIIAILSAIIFYLMRDKYEIKANKEKKAYMKSFRKAEKAVGRAEI
- a CDS encoding ABC transporter substrate-binding protein, yielding MKRIFTCFLAGVLFVSMTLTGCANTNSTKESSSTNTSNNSNTSSAQATTSTEPAADVTDDPNVKVLNVWSFTDEVPKMLEKYKELHPDFPYEIKTTIIATTEGAYQPALDQALTGGGADAPDIFCAEAAFVLKYTQGDAYKYTAAYKDLGIDVDKLLKEAEIAQYTVDIGTNPEGNLVGLGYQATGGAFIYRRSIAKDVWGTDDPAVIKDKIGPGWDKFFAAAAELKAKGYGIASGDGDVWHAVENSSEKGWIVDGKLNIDPKREEFLDLSKKLKDNGFHNDTQDWQDAWFADMKDAGPQKIFGYFGPAWLINYVMAGNSGGTKPGEGTFGDWAICEPPVGFFWGGTWVLANKDTKLQKTVGDIIEWITLDSSETGLQYFWANGTLNGPGGTKDTVASGTVMKKSDGALDFLGGQNMFDVFVPAGEFANGKNLTQYDETINLNWRNQVREYTAGNKSREQTLADFKQLIADNLDVVVE
- a CDS encoding helix-turn-helix transcriptional regulator: MIENLKGTHETVNYQGDFKIRIYPNKEYEDYPQHWHTDIEIIMPIKNNFKATINEITYNLDVEDIIIIPPGELHQLYAPPTGYRIILQFDCTLLCSLNGFNSAFHIFRPCVCVTPSSMPDIHKELSSLILDITSEYFSNRVFGEASAYSMLIRFFTILGRSCINRNDKLSSIKKQRQHEYIDVILNVCNYISDHCTENINVDDIASIAGFSKYHFARIFKQVMNTSCYEYLISCRIMHAEKLLINPDLPIMQIAMKSGFSSLATFNRVFKAKNHCTPKEYRAIYVI
- a CDS encoding helix-turn-helix transcriptional regulator, translating into MGKTERINNIMIYLKDKNYFNLKDIMDRYNISKSTALRDIRSLEEIGMPIFSEAGRNGRYGILNNRLLSPIIFTIDEMDALYFAMITLKAYESTPFHLSLSVLKQKFEACISQKHIEVLGKMEKILSLEVSKHYNNSPFLKDILKMAIDETIAKITYNKKGIKVQYTVQFFNISATYGQWYVTAFNFNTNYVQVFRCDKISALCEGKGYRPKSIDELSALSEAVFKHEGATDFEVTISPKGVDLFYKEHYPSMQLHSEDKQYVIKGFYNIGEENFITNYLLNYTDNITSIKPQKLKRLLEDKISLLRNHYNRIK